The following proteins are co-located in the Vigna angularis cultivar LongXiaoDou No.4 chromosome 2, ASM1680809v1, whole genome shotgun sequence genome:
- the LOC108326998 gene encoding uncharacterized protein LOC108326998 isoform X2, whose translation MISEPASSLRKRAAQDRRLSIIDVSSADDSLLEGNALHHHSENQAHGDLLCTPNSKNFEDAAIKVQQWEHEPHSNGAYGSEKPKKNSKCNLRKSLAWDSAFFTSAGVLDAEELSSIIEGVEKDEKHELPDIQEDVYKSCESISTLASDSLTFESAEVDGDLFEDVRASIQKSNRKSSPAGANTKVPSSPAVPGFQTHDSSKKVVMVSRNKMKAPPGSKNLSSGTQGFGKTTKKNNPIFPQLPQKPAASRRESSILRQSKVLLPKPSLSSTTSSKRESLGNLHIKAERDKAKRIIARVSSVTKTSVIGGSRGIVPKPTLPSKLSSGLTVPTRTKSMASTSSAVRTPSRIAPRNKAEPEISSLSSMMSATKLSSSISPASSISDWSSSESSSTISMAKRVCNSSRSSIDSGSSRKVLLDADADLGTHSHIPQNDLSLERQEDQHRGLTSQKERTTPGVAVLPPAPKKPSGLRLPSPKIGFFDGVKPLVRTPRGGTQPRSVVPCNLPKHGALSPNEGQHKTELGKLHDSKSIVSIENTKSINQQAPHPNSFLESPDVAIKTSNGAQNKSSSDLPLGADENTSLIHDLLPLKGVNNQANAHHDGQIDSLSKQVGHMEDIHFETREKFNRDSLSLLHISSQDDSIGLELSNHVEIIDPKKEELLKSSSTSCLPVSPTNFDVSALERSPFVVKDSFCNMDGVVLTESTVSETKSTTNLPVPDSINMKENN comes from the exons ATGATTTCCGAACCGGCGAGTTCCCTGAGAAAGAGGGCCGCCCAAGACCGACGCCTCAGCATCATCGACGTTTCTTCCGCCGATGACTCGCTTCTCGAAGGAAACGCTCTCCATCACCATTCAg AAAATCAAGCGCACGGGGATTTGTTGTGCACCCCGAACTCGAAGAATTTCGAAGACGCCGCCATCAAAGTCCAGCAGTGGGAGCACGAGCCTCACTCCAATGGCGCGTACGGAAGCGAAAAACCTAAGAAAAATAGCAAATGCAATTTGCGCAAGAGTTTGGCCTGGGACAGTGCCTTTTTCACCAGCGCCG GGGTTTTGGATGCTGAGGAGTTGTCTAGTATAATTGAAGGCGTTGAGAAGGATGAGAAGCATGAATTACCTGATATACAAGAGGATGTGTACAAGTCGTGTGAGTCCATATCTACTTTAGCGAGTGATAGTTTGACTTTTGAGAGTGCGGAGGTGGACGGTGATTTGTTTGAGGATGTAAGAGCTTCAATTCAGAAATCTAACCGAAAGTCCAGCCCTGCTGGTGCGAACACCAAAGTCCCATCTTCTCCTGCGGTTCCAGGGTTCCAAACTCATGACT CTTCAAAAAAAGTTGTCATGGTTTCTCGCAACAAG atgaaGGCCCCACCTGGTTCTAAGAATCTAAGTTCAGGCACGCAAGGATTTGGGAAGACAACGAAAAAGAATAATCCTATTTTTCCACAACTTCCACAG AAGCCTGCCGCTTCAAGGAGAGAGTCGTCTATTTTAAGGCAATCAAAGGTACTACTACCAAAGCCTAGTTTAAGTTCCACAACTTCGTCTAAGAGAGAATCCCTTGGCAATCTACATATTAAAGCTGAAAGGGACAAGGCAAAACGAATAATTG CTAGAGTCAGTTCAGTGACAAAAACATCTGTTATTGGAGGTTCTCGAGGTATTGTGCCTAAGCCCACACTACCATCCAAATTATCTTCGGGACTGACAGTGCCAACCAGGACTAAATCAATGGCTTCCACATCTTCCG CTGTTAGAACGCCTTCAAGAATAGCTCCAAGAAATAAAGCTGAACCTGAGATTTCTAGTCTTTCAAGCATGATGTCTGCAACAAAGCTTTCTTCTAGTATTTCACCTGCTAGTTCTATCAGTGACTGGTCTTCGTCAGAATCATCTTCAACTATTTCGATGGCTAAACGTGTATGTAATAGTTCAAGGTCCAGCATCGATAGTGGCTCAAGCAGGAAGGTTTTATTGGATGCTGATGCAGATCTAGGTACACATTCACACATTCCTCAGAATGATCTAAGCTTAGAAAGGCAAGAGGATCAGCATCGTGGGTTAACTAGTCAAAAGGAAAGGACAACTCCTGGAGTGGCAGTTCTTCCTCCAGCTCCCAAGAAACCTTCAGGCCTTCGTCTGCCTTCGCCAAAAATTGGTTTCTTTGATGGG GTGAAGCCCTTAGTGCGCACGCCACGTGGGGGAACGCAACCACGCTCTGTTGTACCTTGTAACTTGCCAAAACATGGAGCTCTAAGTCCAAATGAAGGCCAACACAAAACAGAACTTGGAAAGCTTCATGATTCTAAATCTATCGTGTCAATTGAAAATACAAAATCCATTAACCAGCAAGCTCCACATCCAAattcttttcttgaatcgcCAGATGTTGCAATCAAGACATCTAATGGTGCGCAGAATAAAAGCTCTTCCGACTTGCCATTGGGTGCTGATGAAAATACATCACTCATCCATGATTTGCTACCACTTAAAGGTGTCAATAACCAGGCAAATGCTCATCATGATGGTCAAATTGATAGTTTGAGCAAACAAGTGGGACATATGGAGGACATACATTTTGAGACACGGGAAAAGTTTAACCGTGATTCCCTTTCTTTATTGCATATCAGCTCCCAAGATGACTCTATTGGTCTAGAGTTATCTAATCACGTAGAGATTATTGATCCTAAGAAAGAGGAATTACTGAAGAGTTCTTCTACTTCATGTCTCCCTGTCTCCCCAACCAATTTTGATGTGTCCGCTTTAGAGAGGAGTCCCTTTGTCGTCAAGGATTCCTTTTGCAATATGGATGGCGTTGTCTTGACAGAATCAACAGTTTCAGAAACAAAATCGACGACCAACTTGCCTGTGCCGGATAGCATTAATATGAAGGAAAACAACTAA
- the LOC108326998 gene encoding uncharacterized protein LOC108326998 isoform X3: protein MISEPASSLRKRAAQDRRLSIIDVSSADDSLLEGNALHHHSENQAHGDLLCTPNSKNFEDAAIKVQQWEHEPHSNGAYGSEKPKKNSKCNLRKSLAWDSAFFTSAGVLDAEELSSIIEGVEKDEKHELPDIQEDVYKSCESISTLASDSLTFESAEVDGDLFEDVRASIQKSNRKSSPAGANTKVPSSPAVPGFQTHDSSKKVVMVSRNKMKAPPGSKNLSSGTQGFGKTTKKNNPIFPQLPQPAASRRESSILRQSKVLLPKPSLSSTTSSKRESLGNLHIKAERDKAKRIIGARVSSVTKTSVIGGSRGIVPKPTLPSKLSSGLTVPTRTKSMASTSSAVRTPSRIAPRNKAEPEISSLSSMMSATKLSSSISPASSISDWSSSESSSTISMAKRVCNSSRSSIDSGSSRKVLLDADADLGTHSHIPQNDLSLERQEDQHRGLTSQKERTTPGVAVLPPAPKKPSGLRLPSPKIGFFDGVKPLVRTPRGGTQPRSVVPCNLPKHGALSPNEGQHKTELGKLHDSKSIVSIENTKSINQQAPHPNSFLESPDVAIKTSNGAQNKSSSDLPLGADENTSLIHDLLPLKGVNNQANAHHDGQIDSLSKQVGHMEDIHFETREKFNRDSLSLLHISSQDDSIGLELSNHVEIIDPKKEELLKSSSTSCLPVSPTNFDVSALERSPFVVKDSFCNMDGVVLTESTVSETKSTTNLPVPDSINMKENN from the exons ATGATTTCCGAACCGGCGAGTTCCCTGAGAAAGAGGGCCGCCCAAGACCGACGCCTCAGCATCATCGACGTTTCTTCCGCCGATGACTCGCTTCTCGAAGGAAACGCTCTCCATCACCATTCAg AAAATCAAGCGCACGGGGATTTGTTGTGCACCCCGAACTCGAAGAATTTCGAAGACGCCGCCATCAAAGTCCAGCAGTGGGAGCACGAGCCTCACTCCAATGGCGCGTACGGAAGCGAAAAACCTAAGAAAAATAGCAAATGCAATTTGCGCAAGAGTTTGGCCTGGGACAGTGCCTTTTTCACCAGCGCCG GGGTTTTGGATGCTGAGGAGTTGTCTAGTATAATTGAAGGCGTTGAGAAGGATGAGAAGCATGAATTACCTGATATACAAGAGGATGTGTACAAGTCGTGTGAGTCCATATCTACTTTAGCGAGTGATAGTTTGACTTTTGAGAGTGCGGAGGTGGACGGTGATTTGTTTGAGGATGTAAGAGCTTCAATTCAGAAATCTAACCGAAAGTCCAGCCCTGCTGGTGCGAACACCAAAGTCCCATCTTCTCCTGCGGTTCCAGGGTTCCAAACTCATGACT CTTCAAAAAAAGTTGTCATGGTTTCTCGCAACAAG atgaaGGCCCCACCTGGTTCTAAGAATCTAAGTTCAGGCACGCAAGGATTTGGGAAGACAACGAAAAAGAATAATCCTATTTTTCCACAACTTCCACAG CCTGCCGCTTCAAGGAGAGAGTCGTCTATTTTAAGGCAATCAAAGGTACTACTACCAAAGCCTAGTTTAAGTTCCACAACTTCGTCTAAGAGAGAATCCCTTGGCAATCTACATATTAAAGCTGAAAGGGACAAGGCAAAACGAATAATTGGTG CTAGAGTCAGTTCAGTGACAAAAACATCTGTTATTGGAGGTTCTCGAGGTATTGTGCCTAAGCCCACACTACCATCCAAATTATCTTCGGGACTGACAGTGCCAACCAGGACTAAATCAATGGCTTCCACATCTTCCG CTGTTAGAACGCCTTCAAGAATAGCTCCAAGAAATAAAGCTGAACCTGAGATTTCTAGTCTTTCAAGCATGATGTCTGCAACAAAGCTTTCTTCTAGTATTTCACCTGCTAGTTCTATCAGTGACTGGTCTTCGTCAGAATCATCTTCAACTATTTCGATGGCTAAACGTGTATGTAATAGTTCAAGGTCCAGCATCGATAGTGGCTCAAGCAGGAAGGTTTTATTGGATGCTGATGCAGATCTAGGTACACATTCACACATTCCTCAGAATGATCTAAGCTTAGAAAGGCAAGAGGATCAGCATCGTGGGTTAACTAGTCAAAAGGAAAGGACAACTCCTGGAGTGGCAGTTCTTCCTCCAGCTCCCAAGAAACCTTCAGGCCTTCGTCTGCCTTCGCCAAAAATTGGTTTCTTTGATGGG GTGAAGCCCTTAGTGCGCACGCCACGTGGGGGAACGCAACCACGCTCTGTTGTACCTTGTAACTTGCCAAAACATGGAGCTCTAAGTCCAAATGAAGGCCAACACAAAACAGAACTTGGAAAGCTTCATGATTCTAAATCTATCGTGTCAATTGAAAATACAAAATCCATTAACCAGCAAGCTCCACATCCAAattcttttcttgaatcgcCAGATGTTGCAATCAAGACATCTAATGGTGCGCAGAATAAAAGCTCTTCCGACTTGCCATTGGGTGCTGATGAAAATACATCACTCATCCATGATTTGCTACCACTTAAAGGTGTCAATAACCAGGCAAATGCTCATCATGATGGTCAAATTGATAGTTTGAGCAAACAAGTGGGACATATGGAGGACATACATTTTGAGACACGGGAAAAGTTTAACCGTGATTCCCTTTCTTTATTGCATATCAGCTCCCAAGATGACTCTATTGGTCTAGAGTTATCTAATCACGTAGAGATTATTGATCCTAAGAAAGAGGAATTACTGAAGAGTTCTTCTACTTCATGTCTCCCTGTCTCCCCAACCAATTTTGATGTGTCCGCTTTAGAGAGGAGTCCCTTTGTCGTCAAGGATTCCTTTTGCAATATGGATGGCGTTGTCTTGACAGAATCAACAGTTTCAGAAACAAAATCGACGACCAACTTGCCTGTGCCGGATAGCATTAATATGAAGGAAAACAACTAA
- the LOC108326998 gene encoding uncharacterized protein LOC108326998 isoform X1: MISEPASSLRKRAAQDRRLSIIDVSSADDSLLEGNALHHHSENQAHGDLLCTPNSKNFEDAAIKVQQWEHEPHSNGAYGSEKPKKNSKCNLRKSLAWDSAFFTSAGVLDAEELSSIIEGVEKDEKHELPDIQEDVYKSCESISTLASDSLTFESAEVDGDLFEDVRASIQKSNRKSSPAGANTKVPSSPAVPGFQTHDSSKKVVMVSRNKMKAPPGSKNLSSGTQGFGKTTKKNNPIFPQLPQKPAASRRESSILRQSKVLLPKPSLSSTTSSKRESLGNLHIKAERDKAKRIIGARVSSVTKTSVIGGSRGIVPKPTLPSKLSSGLTVPTRTKSMASTSSAVRTPSRIAPRNKAEPEISSLSSMMSATKLSSSISPASSISDWSSSESSSTISMAKRVCNSSRSSIDSGSSRKVLLDADADLGTHSHIPQNDLSLERQEDQHRGLTSQKERTTPGVAVLPPAPKKPSGLRLPSPKIGFFDGVKPLVRTPRGGTQPRSVVPCNLPKHGALSPNEGQHKTELGKLHDSKSIVSIENTKSINQQAPHPNSFLESPDVAIKTSNGAQNKSSSDLPLGADENTSLIHDLLPLKGVNNQANAHHDGQIDSLSKQVGHMEDIHFETREKFNRDSLSLLHISSQDDSIGLELSNHVEIIDPKKEELLKSSSTSCLPVSPTNFDVSALERSPFVVKDSFCNMDGVVLTESTVSETKSTTNLPVPDSINMKENN; this comes from the exons ATGATTTCCGAACCGGCGAGTTCCCTGAGAAAGAGGGCCGCCCAAGACCGACGCCTCAGCATCATCGACGTTTCTTCCGCCGATGACTCGCTTCTCGAAGGAAACGCTCTCCATCACCATTCAg AAAATCAAGCGCACGGGGATTTGTTGTGCACCCCGAACTCGAAGAATTTCGAAGACGCCGCCATCAAAGTCCAGCAGTGGGAGCACGAGCCTCACTCCAATGGCGCGTACGGAAGCGAAAAACCTAAGAAAAATAGCAAATGCAATTTGCGCAAGAGTTTGGCCTGGGACAGTGCCTTTTTCACCAGCGCCG GGGTTTTGGATGCTGAGGAGTTGTCTAGTATAATTGAAGGCGTTGAGAAGGATGAGAAGCATGAATTACCTGATATACAAGAGGATGTGTACAAGTCGTGTGAGTCCATATCTACTTTAGCGAGTGATAGTTTGACTTTTGAGAGTGCGGAGGTGGACGGTGATTTGTTTGAGGATGTAAGAGCTTCAATTCAGAAATCTAACCGAAAGTCCAGCCCTGCTGGTGCGAACACCAAAGTCCCATCTTCTCCTGCGGTTCCAGGGTTCCAAACTCATGACT CTTCAAAAAAAGTTGTCATGGTTTCTCGCAACAAG atgaaGGCCCCACCTGGTTCTAAGAATCTAAGTTCAGGCACGCAAGGATTTGGGAAGACAACGAAAAAGAATAATCCTATTTTTCCACAACTTCCACAG AAGCCTGCCGCTTCAAGGAGAGAGTCGTCTATTTTAAGGCAATCAAAGGTACTACTACCAAAGCCTAGTTTAAGTTCCACAACTTCGTCTAAGAGAGAATCCCTTGGCAATCTACATATTAAAGCTGAAAGGGACAAGGCAAAACGAATAATTGGTG CTAGAGTCAGTTCAGTGACAAAAACATCTGTTATTGGAGGTTCTCGAGGTATTGTGCCTAAGCCCACACTACCATCCAAATTATCTTCGGGACTGACAGTGCCAACCAGGACTAAATCAATGGCTTCCACATCTTCCG CTGTTAGAACGCCTTCAAGAATAGCTCCAAGAAATAAAGCTGAACCTGAGATTTCTAGTCTTTCAAGCATGATGTCTGCAACAAAGCTTTCTTCTAGTATTTCACCTGCTAGTTCTATCAGTGACTGGTCTTCGTCAGAATCATCTTCAACTATTTCGATGGCTAAACGTGTATGTAATAGTTCAAGGTCCAGCATCGATAGTGGCTCAAGCAGGAAGGTTTTATTGGATGCTGATGCAGATCTAGGTACACATTCACACATTCCTCAGAATGATCTAAGCTTAGAAAGGCAAGAGGATCAGCATCGTGGGTTAACTAGTCAAAAGGAAAGGACAACTCCTGGAGTGGCAGTTCTTCCTCCAGCTCCCAAGAAACCTTCAGGCCTTCGTCTGCCTTCGCCAAAAATTGGTTTCTTTGATGGG GTGAAGCCCTTAGTGCGCACGCCACGTGGGGGAACGCAACCACGCTCTGTTGTACCTTGTAACTTGCCAAAACATGGAGCTCTAAGTCCAAATGAAGGCCAACACAAAACAGAACTTGGAAAGCTTCATGATTCTAAATCTATCGTGTCAATTGAAAATACAAAATCCATTAACCAGCAAGCTCCACATCCAAattcttttcttgaatcgcCAGATGTTGCAATCAAGACATCTAATGGTGCGCAGAATAAAAGCTCTTCCGACTTGCCATTGGGTGCTGATGAAAATACATCACTCATCCATGATTTGCTACCACTTAAAGGTGTCAATAACCAGGCAAATGCTCATCATGATGGTCAAATTGATAGTTTGAGCAAACAAGTGGGACATATGGAGGACATACATTTTGAGACACGGGAAAAGTTTAACCGTGATTCCCTTTCTTTATTGCATATCAGCTCCCAAGATGACTCTATTGGTCTAGAGTTATCTAATCACGTAGAGATTATTGATCCTAAGAAAGAGGAATTACTGAAGAGTTCTTCTACTTCATGTCTCCCTGTCTCCCCAACCAATTTTGATGTGTCCGCTTTAGAGAGGAGTCCCTTTGTCGTCAAGGATTCCTTTTGCAATATGGATGGCGTTGTCTTGACAGAATCAACAGTTTCAGAAACAAAATCGACGACCAACTTGCCTGTGCCGGATAGCATTAATATGAAGGAAAACAACTAA
- the LOC108328004 gene encoding 40S ribosomal protein S23 produces the protein MGKTRGMGAARKLKSHRRRQRWADKSYKKSHLGNEWKKPFAGSSHAKGIVLEKIGIEAKQPNSAIRKCARVQLIKNGKKIAAFVPNDGCLNYIEENDEVLIAGFGRKGHAVGDIPGVRFKVVKVSGVSLLALFKEKKEKPRS, from the exons ATGGG GAAAACACGTGGAATGGGAGCTGCCCGCAAGCTGAAGTCCCACCGTAGGAGACAAAGGTGGGCTGACAAATCATACAAAAAGTCTCATCTTGGCAATGAATGGAAAAAGCCTTTCGCAGGTTCTTCCCATGCCAAGGGAATTGTTCTTGAAAAGAT agGTATTGAGGCTAAGCAGCCCAACTCTGCCATTCGTAAATGTGCCAGGGTTCAGCTCATCAAGAATGGCAAGAAGATCGCTGCCTTTGTGCCAAACGATGGTTGTTTAAATTACATCGAAGAAAAT GATGAGGTTTTGATTGCTGGATTTGGACGAAAAGGTCACGCCGTGGGAGATATTCCTGGTGTCAGATTCAAGGTTGTAAAGGTTTCTGGGGTGTCTCTCCTGGCTCTTTtcaaggagaagaaggagaagccaAGGTCATAA
- the LOC108328983 gene encoding DEAD-box ATP-dependent RNA helicase 57, producing MANDSSFLFSGIRFNRKKFGADIARFQKKDNDTDSAKIWSVVRDGSAKTREAVEEKTASTKKRKRKGNSSENVEGFNVFRNSASVAQSSGEVQADQESIELSKKKNKKEQNRQFERDAIFRKQHNIHVSGYNVPSPLQSFDELKSRYKCPSYLLRNLKELGFREPTPIQRQTIPVLLAGRECFACAPTGSGKTLAFVCPMLMKLKDPEKGGIRAVILCHTRELSAQIFRECKKLAKRKKFGIKLMTKNLLRNADFSKFPCDILISTPLRLRLAIKKKKIDLSRVEYLVLDESDKLFEPELFKQIDSVLKACSNPSIIRSLFSATLPDFVEDRARELMHDAVRVIVGRKNMASETIKQKLIFTGSEEGKLLAIRQSFAESLNPPVLVFLQSKERAKELYGELEFDNIRVDVIHSDLSEQERGNAVDNFRAGKTWVLIATDVVARGMDFKGVNCVINYDFPDSASAYVHRIGRSGRAGRSGEAITLYTEEDIPLLRNVANLMAASGCEVPPWLMELQKKKWKKHRPKRDSISTKPDL from the exons ATGGCCAACGACTCTTCGTTTCTGTTTTCCGGCATTCGTTTCAACAGAAAGAAGTTCGGCGCCGATATCGCCAGATTCCAG aaaaaagataacgATACTGATTCGGCGAAGATTTGGAGCGTTGTCAGAGACGGAAGCGCAAAAACGAGGGAAGCAGTAGAAGAGAAAACAGCGTCCACGAAGAAGAGGAAGCGCAAGGGAAACTCTTCTG aaaatgttgaagGATTCAATGTATTTAGAAATTCCGCATCTGTGGCGCAGTCCAGTGGCGAAGTTCAAGCTGATCAGGAGTCTATTGAGTTAAgtaagaagaagaataagaaggaACAAAATCGACAATTCGAG CGGGACGCAATATTCCGAAAGCAGCACAACATTCATGTTTCCGGTTATAATGTACCGTCTCCTCTTCAAAGCTTTGACGAATTGAAATCAAG ATATAAGTGTCCATCGTATTTGTTGCGCAACCTGAAGGAGCTTGGATTCAGAGAACCAACGCCTATTCAAAGGCAGACTATTCCAGTACTTTTAGCT GGTCGTGAATGCTTTGCGTGTGCACCAACTGGTTCTGGGAAAACCCTTGCATTTGTATGTCCAATGCTTATGAAGCTTAAG GACCCAGAAAAGGGTGGCATTCGAGCTGTTATCCTTTGTCATACCCGTGAATTATCTGCTCAAATATTTCGAGAGTGCAAAAAACTtgccaaaagaaaaaaatttggaaTTAAGTTAATGACTAAAAATCTCTTAAGAAATGCTGATTTTTCAAAGTTTCCATGTGATATACTAATATCCACACCACTGCGATTGCGGTTGGctatcaagaagaagaagattgatCTCAGCAG AGTGGAGTATCTTGTCCTGGATGAATCGGATAAGCTGTTTGAACCCGAATTATTCAAGCAGATTGATTCTGTTCTCAAGGCATGCTCCAACCCCTCAATCATTCGCTCGCTTTTTAGTGCTACTTTACCTGATTTTGTTGAAGATCGAGCTCGAGAACTTATGCATGATGCTGTTCGTGTAATTGTTGGCAGAAA GAATATGGCTTCTGAAACGATAAagcaaaaattgatttttactGGAAGTGAAGAAGGAAAACTTCTTGCAATTCGTCAAAGTTTTGCAGAG AGTCTAAATCCTCCAGTATTGGTCTTTCTCCAAAGCAAGGAACGAGCCAAGGAGTTGTACGGTGAACTTGAATTTGACAACATTAGAGTTGATGTCATTCATTCTGATTTGTCTGAACAAGAG CGAGGAAATGCTGTCGACAACTTCAGAGCTGGAAAAACATGGGTTTTGATTGCTACTGATGTGGTTGCCCGGGGCATGGATTTCAAAGGAGTGAACTGTGTGATCAATTATGATTTCCCTGATTCTGCCTCCGCATACGTCCACAGAATTG GTCGTTCTGGCAGAGCAGGAAGGAGTGGAGAAGCTATTACGTTGTACACAGAGGAAGACATTCCATTGTTGCGGAATGTTGCTAATCTAATGGCAGCATCGGGCTGTGAAGTTCCGCCCTGGCTCATGGAGTTGCAAaaaaagaagtggaagaagcaCCGGCCCAAAAGAGATTCAATCTCAACAAAACCAGACCTATAA
- the LOC108328984 gene encoding protein IQ-DOMAIN 2 → MGRKGNWFSSVKKALSPDSKEKKDQKSSKSKKKWFGKQKLQTSVSYSEADKLPPPPSVPLPEEIKLTDIENEISHDHVVEVVTAVEAEVPVPPVQIETVRVEAARIPRFAGKPNDEVAAIKIQTAFRGYLARRALRALRGLVRLKLLMEGSVVKRQATSTLRSMQTLSRLQSQIRSRRIRMLEENQALQRQLLQKHARELESLRMGEEWDDSLQSKEQIEAKLLSKYEAAMRRERALAYAFTHQQNWKNSSRSLNPMFMDPTNPAWGWSWLERWMAARPLENRSQVDKELNDHGSVKSSSRGITGGEISKSFARFQLNSEKHSPTASQNPGSPSFQFTPSKRVSASAKKSKKASPRGSWITDEDSKSLVSVQSDRFRRHSIAGSSVRDDESLASSPAIPSYMVPTQSAKAKSRTQSPLAPENGKTEKGSFGTAKKRLSFPASPSRPRRHSGPPKVEISLNAELSVDKVVDS, encoded by the exons ATGGGGAGGAAGGGAAATTGGTTTTCAAGCGTGAAGAAAGCTCTCAGCCCCGACtcaaaggagaagaaagatCAG AAATCAAGTAAATCTAAGAAGAAATGGTTTGGGAAGCAAAAATTACAGACTTCTGTCTCATACTCAGAAGCTGATAAGCTGCCACCGCCACCATCTGTTCCTCTGCCAgaagagattaaattaactgatattgaaaatgaaatcaGTCATGATCATGTTGTTGAAGTTGTAACTGCCGTTGAAGCCGAGGTACCTGTTCCTCCTGTTCAGATAGAAACTGTTAGGGTTGAAGCTGCTCGAATTCCTCGTTTTGCTGGTAAACCAAATGATGAAGTGGCAGCAATCAAAATTCAAACAGCTTTTCGGGGATACTTG GCAAGAAGAGCATTGCGGGCTTTAAGGGGACTGGTCAGGCTGAAATTACTGATGGAAGGGTCGGTTGTAAAACGCCAAGCCACGAGTACCCTCCGATCTATGCAGACACTGTCTCGCTTGCAGTCTCAGATTCGTTCCAGGAGGATCAGAATGTTGGAGGAGAATCAGGCTCTGCAGAGACAGCTCTTACAGAAACATGCAAGAGAGCTTGAGAGTTTGCGG ATGGGAGAGGAATGGGATGACAGCCTACAATCAAAAGAACAAATCGAGGCCAAGTTACTAAGCAAGTATGAGGCTGCTATGAGGAGAGAAAGAGCATTGGCTTATGCATTCACTCATCAG CAAAACTGGAAGAACTCATCTAGATCTTTAAATCCTATGTTCATGGATCCAACAAATCCTGCCTGGGGTTGGAGCTGGTTGGAACGATGGATGGCAGCCCGACCATTAGAGAACCGTAGCCAGGTGGATAAAGAGTTAAATGATCATGGATCCGTGAAAAGCTCAAGCCGCGGCATTACTGGTGGAGAAATCAGCAAGTCATTTGCTCGTTTTCAGCTCAATTCTGAGAAGCACTCTCCAACAGCCAGCCAAAATCCTGGCTCACCAAGCTTTCAGTTCACTCCTTCCAAGCGAGTTTCGGCATCTGCTAAGAAATCAAAGAAGGCAAGTCCAAGGGGCAGCTGGATTACAGACGAGGACTCTAAAAGCTTGGTGAGTGTCCAGTCAGATCGGTTCCGGAGGCACTCGATCGCAGGTTCATCGGTGAGAGACGATGAGAGCCTTGCCAGCTCTCCAGCAATTCCAAGCTACATGGTGCCAACTCAATCTGCAAAAGCCAAATCCAGGACACAAAGTCCATTAGCCCCAGAAAATGGAAAAACTGAGAAAGGATCCTTTGGGACTGCAAAGAAGCGGCTATCTTTCCCAGCTTCACCTTCCAGGCCAAGGCGCCATTCAGGTCCACCAAAGGTAGAAATCAGCTTAAATGCGGAGTTATCTGTGGACAAAGTTGTGGACAGTTGA